The Osmerus eperlanus chromosome 25, fOsmEpe2.1, whole genome shotgun sequence DNA window TCTCTATGacacttttctcttctctctttttctgccaTGTTTTCCTGCCGTCTTTCTCGGCAGATAGAAGCACACGGTTGGAGGTCCAATAATCATTGCATTATTGtcttgcacacagacacacacacagtcttgttGGACTAAGACCACAGTCGCCTTTTAACTAGTCCTTAGTGTTCAGTGTGGGTACAGCACTTCATTCTAGGAATTcacaagacatacacacacacaatcacataagggaaggtgagggttagggttagcctaaaCCAAACTTGTTGAGGAACATTGTAAGACTTGACCTTCCTCTGTTGTGTGATAAGGGTTGTTTAGAAGACCTCACAAAGCATAACCTCACTAAGACCAGTCTGTTATTGTGGTTTTGACCTTGACCACTGTATGTTACTCTCTCTGCACTGTTATTCTATTATAAACATTTCTACAATCAATCAATACACTAATTCTTCCCTGAGTGGCAATTTGCAGAGGCAGTATTGTGACACATAACCCTTAACCTAGGCCTGACCTCATCATGACCCTAATTCTAACCTGAACCCAAATACAAGCCTACCTAACCCTTAAACTAATATCTACTTAATCCCAACTGCACAATGCCATGGACCTACACCATGATCTCTTAACACCAAATGAACACCACATTGATCTAATCTACACCACTACACTGATCTATCAACTTGACCTATCATCACCACACTGACCTATAGATAAACAGATTCTTTATTGTCCTTTTTCAAGGAAATATGTTGCCACCATCTGTACAGAGcctcacataaacacagatTACATAGAtataatatacacacatacatacaatacGTAGATACAGTACACACCAACATAACTACCTGGCTCATATACACAGCATCTTTCCATATGCTGTTTACTGGGTGTTTTGTTTAAATGATGCTATGCCGTCAGGAACAAAACTCCAGCCATAGCATGCCAGTATCCAGGCCAGGGATCTGTATCTGCGACCTGCTGGAAGCAGTGTGAAAATGGATGGAAGTGGCACCTGGGGTCATGTGCAATGGTTTGTGCTGTGTGAAATGGCTCTACTGTTGAGGTCTGAGAGGTAGGGGGTGGAGAGGCTGTCATCTATCACACTGACCTATCAACACCTCACTGACATATCAACAACCTCCATGTTAGTGAAATGTTGTTTTTAACACTTATTTGCATTTGACATTTGTTTGTAAAAACGATATTCGATTTATTTGTAGCAAGAACTTCTTCCATGTTACATTATCAACAAACATGATGTTGTAATAGTTTTATGATCCTTCAGTCAACCAAGAAGTGCATAATCCTTGATAGAAAGTAATTATGTATAGCTTATTAGGAGCAACAATGATTTTGTAGAAGTGCAAAAAACACACAATTTTACAAACAACTCATCCTAAGTTGCTTGAAAAACCAGATGTGTTCATTTATTCTGCCCCTCAGTCTCCCAGAGGTGCAGACTGGTTTAGTCAGGGAGCTCCAGAATATTTAAAGATGTTTATTTATGTCCTCCTTGCTATTTAATAAACCTCTGAGAGTTGAGGAACAGGAGTGAAGTGGTGTCATTTAAATCCATTCATGTTGTTCTTGATATTATACAGTTAGTAAACCATTGGCATGCCCTTTGTAAACTGTTGGTAAACACCACTTTACCACTGGTGTTGGTATTCATTAGTAAATAGTAGGCCTAATTGGTAACCTAGTGTtgtcctggctgccagctgggtGTTCTAACACTCTGGAACAATGGCTGCCCCATAGAATCTTCTGGAACCATAGAATGACCCTTTGGAGAACATTCCACATAAGTCTCATTGATGACACATAAACAAAGCTTTGTTGACAAGACAGAGTTAGTGGATGTGGTTTTATGTGAACAAAAACACCACACTGTTTTAATCCATCACCACTGTATTTGaatatatttgaaaatatttgtAATCTTTCAAGTTTTAATTTTCACCCCACATTCAGCTCCACCTATGTACTCTCTAAATTAACTTTAATAAACTTAAGCCTGTGGTGTCATGGTCGAGTCTGGTCGTCAGACACACTGCACCACACCTAGCCAGCATCCTGCTCCTGAGATACCTCTTTGATAGCATAATTATGAATTCAAAATTACTTTAAACAGTCAAAAATATTGCCAGTCTTCTCATACCTTTACACAGTAACAATTACTACATTATATACCAGAAGTTACAAAAACAGGTGAATGAACAGATTGTCTGCTTCTGTACAAACAGATCTGTTCACATCACCTCATGGTTAACAAGATCAAGCTCATCCACGTTGTAGAATATCCTTCTAGTTGTCTGTGTCCCCTCACAGCATGGAAGGATCCTCTGTTGTGTTTTCAGTCCAACTGAACAGTCAGAGAACAGTGGTGTACCTACGTTACATAGTATATCAACACCTGTATAAAAGTCTAGAACCCAGCAGTGTTGTGTGTTGGGCTGGGTGTGTTTCCTGGAGGGGCAGCCTAAGCTGAGCAAAAGTCCgctgcccagacacacactacacacacacacactggggggggggggggggggggggggcgaggagaaCAGCGAGGGCCCAAGAGCTGCAGTCTTCCTGTTTACTGAGAAATGAAGTACCTGATATTTAGATTGAAATGTCTTCTAGAAAACATCTGGTATTgctcagtcagtgtgtgtgtgtgtgtgcacacacgcgGTGGAAggcttccatacacacacacacacacacacacactactaggaGAATAACTCATCTCATAGAGTATCAACTTCATTGAAAGATGTATAGCAATGCAGCCACTTCAATAGTTCAGCTCCATACACATAGactcaacacatacacacaccacctggagCTTGGCAGGAAGACAGGGTGTGTGCTCTCCATGAGGAGGAGAATGGGAGTTTGCTGCAGCTCCTCATATTACTGAGTAGGATTCGCTGGTGGGATTAAAAGACTTCTGGAAGATCCTACAACTGTCAAACTCATCATATCCATCTCTAGAGGAGAACAAAAATGTTTGTTCCTTTCTAGTTTCATTTTTGTAAACAGAACTTTAACTCCTAGAAGCCTTTCTCTGTCCAGAAGCCGGAGTGGGGATGTGATGCTGTGCGTAGCAACGATTAGGTCACTCCAGGTGTATACAGCGTCTCAGAGCAGGAAGGCTGCTTCAGAACCAGCTTGCTCCTAGTCTTACCGAAGCTAGGCTCAGCTAGCGTGCTGCTGGCTTCACCGAAGCTAAGCTAGCATGCTGTTAGCCTCACAAAAGATAGACTAAGATAGCATGATGCTGGCCTCACCAAAGCTAGGCTCAGATAGCATGGTGCTAAACTAGGCTGAGCTAGCGTAGTAGCTTTTGaccacccagtcctgttccctACACGCTACTCTGCCGGCATCACTGCCTTTGACAGCTGGTGTTCTACAAGTTTGATGGTAATTACGTTTCGTATGACTGCCCCTGTTCCTGCTCAGAGGGGCAGAGCAGTGGTGTGTGGTTTACTCCTCATGCCAGCTGTGGTGTAGTTCCTGTGTTCTGACAGTAGGTGGTGCTGCAGAGGCATAGTTCCCtggctgatgatgatgatgcccaAACCCATCGCAGGCACAAACTACATCCAGCTCTCTTATTGGTCTGTGGCCAGGAGATCAGTTAAAgtgccagccaatcagagggctcGTTTAGGGGATTAGACATTTATGAACTGATGtgtgggctgggctggaggctaagggggctggggggacagTGGCGTATTTGGAAGCCACTTTCCAGTGTAGCTGCCCTCTGTGGGGACCTGAGCAGTACCATGGTAGGGCAGTGTGATTATATAGTGGCTCTGTGACTGAGGTGCAGTTGACTTGGTCATTTCAAGACAACCAAACCAATTGAATAGTTCCATAAGGACAAAATCTGACCTAAATCAAACACACCTCAAATACATTCTAAACGTATGTATTTGATCCAgtccagggctctcaagtgtgtGATTTACTAGGTTGCCAAGctggggggcagcagggagaggaggggttttGGCTCCGTAATGTGCGTAGAGTATGTCATATCGTAAACTATGGCCTCCAGATCCACAGGGGGCACTGTCTCTAGCTGCCCTCCTCTATCAGCCTGGCCAAGGTGTCTCTCAGCTCCGTCAGCTCAAAGATCTTCCCATCGAGCAGCTCCAGCAGCGTTCGCAGGGACTTCCTGAAACTCTCCTGATCCTCCTGACTCTCCTCCAATCGCTGTTCAGCTCCAACCAGCTGCTCCTCCAATACCCGCCCTCGCAGCTCTGTCTcctggaagagggagggatcgTTAGCGGGGGACATTTTGCTAGAGAGTGAGATGTTGGTGTAATGGGGCAATCCCACAGGCGGTGGAGGAGGCATTCAATGCTTTACGACGCTCTGTTGCTCATGAGCTCAACCCcctgtgtgggtgttgatgAACTTGTAAGTTATGTGCTGTAAGACAGCTAACGAGCTACATTCGTTAGCCAACAGGGTTCTAGTTTGCGttgtctttttcaaattagtcaGAATAGCGATTTGGATGAAGTCTCGGTAATCACATGAAAAAGTATTACATAGCGGACTTTTGGTTCCACTCCCAGACCAGGAAAGCTCTGTATTAATCAAGTCTAAAATTGAATAATACAGACATCCCCACACAGTAAAGACGAATTACAGGGAGGTAGCATCCCCTGTGGTAGCACCGACAGGTGTCTTAGCACAAAGAGAGACCAATCAATATGCTCTCTTTGTCACTTTCTTGCTACGCATGTCAGTTGCCGTCTTGCTCTGAATAATAATCAATTTCCAGGATATTGTCTGGAATTTCCGGGGATCAAGGGGCCACTATCAACATGTGTGAGATTCTGGAGAGGTGGAATGTCTGATGATGACTTACACGTTATCACCAGAGTTAACCTAAGCAAACGCATGCTTAAAGTCTAAAAAACAAAGGCAGCTTGCAGATGAGCTCACccatgacaatattcaagatGATGGAATGGGCTACTAGGATCACGGGCAAACCAAAATATATGTCTAATCCTAAAATATAGGACTATTCTCTACTGACCGAACAACCTCAACTGGTACAAACCAACAATTCAAGAAGTGTAAAAATCAAAAACAATGTGGAGACCAAACTATTAGCCCTGGAGTCCACCTGTATAGCACTGTCCAAGGAAAACAAGGCTCTCAGATCTCGAAAATAGATTGAGCCGCAATAACACCCATACCTGGCCCACCTGAGAAAGTTCATGGAGGTATTCCTGTAGGAAACGTTTGCTACAGAGGCCTTTCCTTGCCCTCCATCTGTCGACAGGGCTCATAGAACTTCCATTCCAGGAAAGAAAGAAGACAATCCTCCATGTCTATTCATTACACATATCCACCACAACCAGACCGGATCTCTCATTCCACAGAACCAATATCTACACACACCATAACACTGAGATCTCCAAAAAGAAAGCCGCATACGTCATGGTCAAGTCACAACAGAGAAAAAACTCGCTCACTGCTCTTTGCTGCCCCTTGGTTCTTTGCCCAACCCTACGTTTTTATAGACAATACATTGTTACTCAACATCCTGACGCACCGCTACCAGTGTGACTGCCCGATAACACATGGTTTCTCTGATGAGGAAGTCTGGTTATCCTCAGGTTTATTTCTGTTCTCTGGAGTCTGGAATCTGAAGGAATGCCAAAGGGCACTCTCATTGGTAGTTGCAAAAACAGATGATTGGATCATCTTCTAACCAATAACATTTTGTTAAGAACATGTCAGCCAGTGGTGGCTGTCAGTCATGGATAGACCTACGTTATGTCATATCACAGCATGCTGACTGGCATGTAATAGATCAGAGCATGCTGATTGGCCATTGTGAATAATAAATAGCCAAATATTGGTGTTTGGTCCAGATGGTGTGAAACGGGAAATCTCACCTCCAGTTTCTGTATAAGGGAGTCTTTCTGTTCCAGCAGGTCGTTCACATTCTCTACCTCCTCTTTCAACCGTTCCATTTCCTGAAAGATGGGTTCGAGCGATTAGAACAAAACggtcacaagcatgcacacacaaacacacacgcacacacaccaacacatgaacacagacaCTAACCTCCTCTTTGTCCCTCAGTGaattctccagctcctcaatggTTTCATTCAGTTCTGTTTTCTGGGCTTTGATGACTGGAGTCTGGATGTTCTGGCACTCTAGCTCAGTCACCTGCAGTTAGAGAGAACCTGGGTTGGGAACGTCCCTCCTCacgctcacccctcctcaccgttCCGTAACTCTCTTTaacccctcctttccctcctcgctcctcttcaccctcacccctgctcATCTCTCCTTGCGCCTactcaggagtcagatggctgagcggtgagggaatcgggctagtactCCAAagtttgccagttcgattcccggtcatgccaagttgtgtccttgggcaaggcacttcaccctacttgcctcgggggaatgtccctgtacttactgtaagtcgctctggataagagcgtctgctaaatgtaaatgtgctcatgctgTACagcttttctcttcctctccctagccccccccacccaccccccacccacccaccccccacccatcccccctcctccccccacacctTACCCGTTTGTGCAGTCTCTCAGCCTCTTCCTGGTAGGCTGACAGCTGCTGCTTCCACTGCTTCACGTTGGCTGTGGACTCCAGCAGAGCTGCCGTCAGCTTGGCGTTGTTTCCCTTCAACGCCTCCAGCTCCGCCTCCCAGTGCTTAGTCATGGTGGGgctgagggggatgaggggcgatggggaaaggagagggggggagatggggagagggagagggggggagggagagagagagagatggagggaggtgaggtggagaggagaggagaggaggagagaggaaataaCACAAATACGCTTAGATTAGACCATGAGAAGACCACTGAGCAGCTCGGCAGTCTGAGCATCTGTCTGCACTCTGGACCTAATCTCAGATTATAGCCCAGGTCTGACTGACTGAATCTGACACTCTAATCTCggccacacacagagaagagagagggaggtatagagagggaaataaaggtctgtgtgggagagtgagaaATAAAGGAAGAGGTagactgaaagaaaaagagggtAAGAGAATGAGCgattgtgaacacacacacacacataaccacatacgctcacgtacacacacacacacacacaatggtatTGCTCTGCAGCGTCAGTGTTACAATACACAcgttctctcagcctctctcaaaGGCATCTCCACCATGGGCTAACGCCCACTCCATACACACCGAGGAGATCTAATTCACTCCCACGTCGCCTCTTACACAACCCAACCAACCCCTGCATGGATGTCAGTGAGCCTGTatgtaagtgtgagtgtgtgagtgacgcAGTCACAGGAGACAACACatcttcctacacacacacccaccgcaAGGCTGTCACCACGAAACCAGAGTAAAAACCTTACATACCCACACCgagacaagacagagagaaccACCAAGATGATgaaatggagaagagaggagagcaaggcGGAGAAAAGAGGATAGATAAATGGATAAAGCTtgacagagagatatagagagagacacacacacacacacacacacagagagagagatggagagacagaggagagagaggtagaatggTAAGTGAACAGTTTTCTATTTATTGTTTGACTAAAAACGTATTCTGTCAACCAAATCTGCTGTTTTCTGAGAATTAGAGCATTTAGCGAGTGAGTTACACTCAATGTGGAATAGGTTGGGATTCATATAATCATGCTTACTATGTACATTTGAGGATAACTGTTTGTTGTGTGTTAACTATGTCAGTAATAGATGGTCCAGTACCGGAAGGTTTAGGGTTGtgtgtttcttgtgtgtgtgtatgtgtgtctgtgagagtgttGGTAGTGTCAGGAGTGTTGGGAGAAGCTGGTGATTGCTCTGATGGTTCTCAGACTCCAGGAAGAACAACTCTGACAGATTGTTTTCCTGACCGTTGACCCCAGCATAAGATACAGCATGTCCTTGTAGCACTACTGTGATGACCATTCACTGGGTTAACTTTGCTACTTCACTGAAGTTCTCATTCATAAGTCTTCGTGTGcatatcggtgtgtgtgtgggtgtctgtccaTGTAaacgtgtgagagtgtgctcCTGCCTCTCAACACCATCCCAGAGTTGTacactaaagtgtgtgtgatcaccatgacaacagagaCCTACTCGACAATGACGTCCTGGATCTATGAATGACATCATCGGTGACTTTGCTTATCCACCCCAGCACACAACTACACCTTCCTTCACGTCAAGCCCTGGCATCATCCCTGCCTACCATGCCTGTTGTACCACACACATCAGCAATGTAGGCAACCAGGTAACCATGCTCATGCAAGACAGCCTTCTAGAAATCTTCCAAACACTCCTGGAGCTGCAGGGAACCCCACCACTCTGCCAAGAAGATGGATAAACCACACTGCCACCTACTGAGTGTGAAGGCCAGTGTGTAAGAGTTTTAACGcacctttattgtgtgtgtgcgtgtgtgtgtgtgtgtgtgtgaaagagtatgtgtgtatctaAATCTGGAAGTTGTCAATAAAACATGACTGCTTCTGAAATTCCATGTCTGTCATTCTTGGGGGAGTAGGGGgtaaggggtgggggtggctgTTGCGACGCTCTCAGtatcacaccacagacacacaggaccagTAAGATGCCAGCTCAcaaggcactgtgtgtgtgtgtgtgtgtgtataatagggagtgtgagtgtgtgagtgagagagtttgtgtgtgtgtatgtgtgtctctggaaGGAGGTATGTTTcctagtgtatatgtgtgtgtgtgacagagttgAGGGGGTCAGGTCGCTTTCCCACATATGCATCGATTCTACCTACATCAGCAGATTTACACCAAAGAAGTGagcaaaactgcacacacacactgacatacacacccacacacacacccacacacacctgcagatatCTTAAAGTCAAACCAGAGTACCAACATGGTTACGTAgaacaaaaaaacataactaagtgctaaaaaaaacaaccaaTAATACATGGACAGATTATTAACATGTTTAATTGATGTTCACCACAGTTAGAGGAATGTGTTACTGGGCAGGTTACAGCTACACAAAGGCAAACATGAGGAGAATGGTCATTGCTCTCTGGAGATAGCATAAGAAGTGTGTACATACACAACCTTACTACAATCTGGCAACAACAGTACTCTGGTGCTGTTTATCTGCATTCGGAGGTGTCAGTGACTCATAGCTTGCTAACACACTGCAGCCCACAGTCCTCCCTCTCACTACGCCTCTCCATCTGTaacactctcttcctcttcctctctctctctctctctctctctctctctctctctctctctctctctctctctctctctctctctctctcacacacacacacacactctctctctccctttctctcctccccttctctctcccaaacGCACTCTTCTGCTCTCCGACTCCAACACACGCATTCTCAC harbors:
- the homer1b gene encoding homer protein homolog 1b isoform X2; protein product: MGEQPIFSTRAHVFQIDPSTKRNWMPSSKHAVTVSYFYDSTRNVYRIISLDGTKAIINSTISPNMTFTKTSQKFGQWADSRANTVYGLGFSTEHHLAKFAEKFAEYKEAARLAKEKSLDGKMELATSPSQESPVDLSSPLTPVTPPTMENINGTDDLCEITLPSEPRPEPAQNALAFAHSPTMTKHWEAELEALKGNNAKLTAALLESTANVKQWKQQLSAYQEEAERLHKRVTELECQNIQTPVIKAQKTELNETIEELENSLRDKEEEMERLKEEVENVNDLLEQKDSLIQKLEETELRGRVLEEQLVGAEQRLEESQEDQESFRKSLRTLLELLDGKIFELTELRDTLARLIEEGS